A region of Solanum dulcamara chromosome 7, daSolDulc1.2, whole genome shotgun sequence DNA encodes the following proteins:
- the LOC129895432 gene encoding protein EXPRESSION OF TERPENOIDS 1-like, which yields MAGFFSLERGGGGEETSNQEYHHHQETTSTHNWFLYKNHDHELSTYKGFELWQQQQQQQSHNDDEQNYQILRNPIINPFGLDIGPSHDHNHGPNMMMRSSTITISCQDCGNQAKKDCQHMRCRTCCKSRGFQCQTHVKSTWVPAAKRRERQQQLASLQQQEEDNNKPKRQKDDPINTGLEVATNFPLKVNSTAVFQRVRMSSIEENEDQIAYQAVVNINGHIFKGILYDQGDNNHEYNYMNGGDSSSGGDPGPRQHNLNIIGTTATSAAAAYGGGGDSVAATEGLQFLETSLYSSAPLINTFVVGTQFFPTPRS from the exons atggcCGGATTCTTTTCACTagaaagaggaggaggaggagaagaaacAAGCAACCAagaatatcatcatcatcaagaaACCACTAGTACTCACAATTGGTTCTTGTACaaaaatcatgatcatgaattatcAACATACAAAGGTTTCGAACTatggcaacaacaacaacaacaacaatctcaTAACGACGATGAGCAAAATTACCAAATTCTTCGAAACCCGATTATTAATCCATTTGGATTAGATATTGGGCCTAGTCATGATCATAATCATGGGCCTAATATGATGATGAGAAGTAGTACTATTACAATAAGTTGCCAAGATTGTGGGAACCAAGCTAAGAAAGATTGTCAACATATGAGATGTAGGACTTGTTGTAAGAGTAGAGGTTTTCAATGTCAAACACATGTGAAAAGTACTTGGGTTCCAGCAgctaaaagaagagaaagacaaCAACAACTTGCTTCTTTgcaacaacaagaagaagatAATAACAAGCCCAAAAGACAAAAAGATGATCCAATTAATACtg GGTTAGAAGTTGCAACCAATTTTCCATTAAAAGTAAATTCAACAGCTGTGTTTCAACGTGTTAGAATGAGCTCaattgaagaaaatgaagaTCAAATAGCATATCAAGCTGTTGTTAATATTAATGGACATATATTCAAAGGAATTTTATATGATCAAGGTGATAATAATCATGAGTACAATTATATGAATGGTGGTGACAGCTCATCGGGTGGCGATCCCGGGCCACGACAGCATAATCTTAATATTATTGGCACCACCGCCACATCAGCCGCGGCTGCatatggtggtggtggtgattcCGTGGCGGCCACGGAAGGGTTACAATTTCTAGAAACTTCTCTATACTCTAGTGCTCCCCTAATTAACACTTTTGTGGTTGGTACGCAATTTTTTCCAACTCCAAGATCTTga